Proteins encoded within one genomic window of Arachis ipaensis cultivar K30076 chromosome B08, Araip1.1, whole genome shotgun sequence:
- the LOC107612848 gene encoding inositol polyphosphate multikinase beta gives MFKIPEHQVAGHQAKDGILGPLIDDSGNFYKPLQNDERGSKEIAFYTSLSSDPRVPDNIRRYFPIFRGTKAINASDGSGLQPHLVLEDVVSSYQSPSVMDIKIGSRTWDPQASESYIEKCLKKDRESSSLTLGFRISGLKLVTSSKDASVWQPGRKFLQNLAANDAKLVLSRFVSSNVASNDNIHPDCSFASKVFGGPSGILEQLLELKKWFEVQTIFHFYSCSVLVVYERESLMKGSSSSGAVVKLVDFAHVADAKGAIDHNFLGGLCSLIKFISDVLEAPVENGICNNYCSKDEH, from the coding sequence ATGTTTAAGATCCCAGAGCACCAAGTTGCTGGTCATCAAGCCAAAGATGGTATCCTTGGCCCCCTAATAGACGATTCTGGAAACTTCTATAAGCCTCTTCAAAATGATGAACGTGGTTCCAAAGAAATTGCATTTTATACCTCCCTGTCTTCTGATCCCAGGGTCCCTGACAACATTCGCAGATACTTCCCCATTTTTCGTGGTACTAAGGCTATCAATGCATCTGATGGCTCTGGCTTACAACCCCATCTTGTTTTGGAAGATGTTGTCTCCAGTTACCAGAGCCCATCTGTAATGGACATCAAAATTGGTTCTAGGACTTGGGATCCTCAAGCTTCTGAGTCCTACATTGAAAAGTGTTTAAAAAAGGATAGAGAATCCTCTAGTCTGACATTGGGTTTTAGAATATCAGGATTGAAGTTAGTGACCTCCTCCAAAGATGCATCGGTCTGGCAGCCGGGTAGGAAGTTTCTTCAAAACCTAGCTGCCAACGACGCCAAATTGGTATTGAGTAGGTTTGTTTCTTCCAACGTGGCTTCAAATGATAACATACACCCAGATTGTTCTTTTGCGTCCAAGGTTTTTGGTGGACCTTCTGGAATTTTGGAACAGCTACTGGAACTTAAGAAATGGTTTGAGGTTCAAACTATTTTTCATTTCTATTCTTGTTCTGTCCTCGTGGTATATGAAAGGGAATCTCTGATGAAAGGAAGTAGTAGTTCAGGTGCTGTTGTTAAACTTGTTGACTTTGCACATGTGGCGGATGCAAAAGGTGCCATTGATCACAACTTCTTGGGAGGGCTTTGTTCTTTAATTAAGTTCATTTCAGATGTATTGGAGGCACCTGTTGAAAACGGCATTTGTAACAATTACTGTTCTAAAGATGAACACTGA
- the LOC107612846 gene encoding uncharacterized protein LOC107612846 isoform X2, producing the protein MVKAIRVHQIGAPQVLKWEDVEIGELKEGEVHVKHKAIGVNFVDVYFRTGVYEAPSFPYTPGVEAVGVVVAVGAGVTSAKVGDLVGYAARPLGSYAEEQILPAEKVVPIPPSIDPAIGASVMSKGMTTLFLIRHCFKVEPGHTILVHAAAGGVGSLLCQWANALGATVIGTVSNKVKAAQAREDGCHHVIIYTEEDFVARVNEITSGNGVEVVYDSVGKDTFQVNLFCAILKFQN; encoded by the exons ATGGTCAAAGCTATCAGAGTTCATCAAATTGGTGCCCCTCAG GTTCTGAAGTGGGAGGATGTGGAAATTGGAGAGCTTAAAGAAGGTGAGGTTCATGTGAAACACAAAGCAATTGGGGTTAACTTTGTTGATGTCTACTTTCGCACAGGAGTTTATGAAGCCCCTTCTTTCCCCTATACTCCGG GTGTGGAGGCTGTTGGGGTTGTCGTAGCTGTCGGTGCTGGAGTCACTAGTGCAAAGGTTGGAGATCTGGTAGGTTATGCAGCTCGACCGTTAGGCTCGTATGCTGAAGAGCAAATTCTACCTGCAGAAAAAGTAGTCCCTATCCCTCCTTCAATTGACCCAGCTATTGGGGCATCCGTCATGTCAAAGGGCATGACAACTCTTTTTCTGATTCGACATTGTTTCAAG GTAGAGCCTGGTCACACGATTCTCGTTCATGCAGCAGCTGGTGGAGTTGGATCTTTGTTATGCCAGTGGGCTAATGCTCTCGGTGCAACTGTTATTGGAACCGTATCCAATAAAGTGAAAGCGGCCCAAGCTAGGGAGGATGGTTGTCATCATGTTATAATCTATACAGAAGAGGATTTTGTTGCTCGTGTCAACGAGATAACATCAGGCAACGGAGTTGAAGTAGTCTATGATTCTGTAGGAAAAGATACATTTCAG GTAAACCTATTCTGTGCTatattgaaatttcaaaattag
- the LOC107612846 gene encoding uncharacterized protein LOC107612846 isoform X1: MVKAIRVHQIGAPQVLKWEDVEIGELKEGEVHVKHKAIGVNFVDVYFRTGVYEAPSFPYTPGVEAVGVVVAVGAGVTSAKVGDLVGYAARPLGSYAEEQILPAEKVVPIPPSIDPAIGASVMSKGMTTLFLIRHCFKVEPGHTILVHAAAGGVGSLLCQWANALGATVIGTVSNKVKAAQAREDGCHHVIIYTEEDFVARVNEITSGNGVEVVYDSVGKDTFQGSLECLKLRGYMISFGQSSGRPDPVPLASLATKAPFLTRPTLMHYVVTRDELLEAAAEVFAKVSSGVLKVRVNHTYPLSEAAKAHEDIESRKTSGSIVLIP; this comes from the exons ATGGTCAAAGCTATCAGAGTTCATCAAATTGGTGCCCCTCAG GTTCTGAAGTGGGAGGATGTGGAAATTGGAGAGCTTAAAGAAGGTGAGGTTCATGTGAAACACAAAGCAATTGGGGTTAACTTTGTTGATGTCTACTTTCGCACAGGAGTTTATGAAGCCCCTTCTTTCCCCTATACTCCGG GTGTGGAGGCTGTTGGGGTTGTCGTAGCTGTCGGTGCTGGAGTCACTAGTGCAAAGGTTGGAGATCTGGTAGGTTATGCAGCTCGACCGTTAGGCTCGTATGCTGAAGAGCAAATTCTACCTGCAGAAAAAGTAGTCCCTATCCCTCCTTCAATTGACCCAGCTATTGGGGCATCCGTCATGTCAAAGGGCATGACAACTCTTTTTCTGATTCGACATTGTTTCAAG GTAGAGCCTGGTCACACGATTCTCGTTCATGCAGCAGCTGGTGGAGTTGGATCTTTGTTATGCCAGTGGGCTAATGCTCTCGGTGCAACTGTTATTGGAACCGTATCCAATAAAGTGAAAGCGGCCCAAGCTAGGGAGGATGGTTGTCATCATGTTATAATCTATACAGAAGAGGATTTTGTTGCTCGTGTCAACGAGATAACATCAGGCAACGGAGTTGAAGTAGTCTATGATTCTGTAGGAAAAGATACATTTCAG GGATCTTTAGAATGCTTGAAGCTTAGAGGTTACATGATAAGTTTTGGGCAGTCATCAGGTAGACCTGATCCAGTTCCATTGGCTTCCCTGGCTACAAAAGCACCGTTCTTGACAAGGCCCACCCTAATGCATTACGTCGTTACTCGTGACGAGCTATTGGAGGCTGCCGCAGAGGTGTTCGCCAAGGTTTCTTCCGGTGTCTTGAAGGTGCGGGTTAACCATACTTACCCTTTGTCTGAGGCAGCAAAAGCGCATGAAGACATTGAGAGTAGGAAGACCTCAGGTTCTATTGTGTTGATACCATGA